In Flavobacterium lacustre, a genomic segment contains:
- a CDS encoding MFS transporter codes for MNTDKSPWFWIPLLNFASGLPYAIIISVSVIMYKSLGINNEDIGIYTSLLYLPWVIKPLWSPFIDLNGTKRKWFLSMQLLISIAFLIVGLTIPLSNFFILSLAVFWIAAFASASNDVASDGFYLLALEKEQQSFFLGIRSTFYRLSMLTGNGLIVIIGGYLEHLYGDKHKAWSYTMILVALLMIFLTVYNYFMTPKTAEIAVEKNTESQHNKSFGTVFISFFQKKQIGLILAFILLFRLGESQLLKMLTPFLIDAKEVGGMGLSTEDIGIIYGTFGVFALVIGGILGGIAISKNGLGKWMMPMFLMMHLPIIGFISLAHFHPSSILYIYLVVVVEQFGYGFGFAAFMMYLIYVAEGESKTSHYAIATGFMALGMMIPGMLSGYIQAYLGYGNFFIWVLCATIPGLILSRFLIFPNDFGKKSEQKEA; via the coding sequence ATGAACACAGACAAAAGTCCTTGGTTTTGGATTCCTTTATTGAATTTCGCTTCCGGATTGCCTTACGCAATTATTATTTCAGTTTCGGTAATCATGTACAAGAGTCTGGGAATCAATAATGAAGATATTGGTATTTATACTAGCTTATTATACTTACCCTGGGTTATAAAACCATTATGGAGCCCTTTTATAGACCTGAACGGAACCAAAAGAAAATGGTTTTTAAGCATGCAATTACTCATCTCGATTGCGTTTTTAATTGTGGGCTTAACCATACCTTTAAGCAACTTTTTTATCTTGAGTTTAGCCGTATTTTGGATTGCAGCTTTTGCATCGGCATCAAATGATGTGGCGAGTGACGGATTTTATTTATTAGCCTTAGAAAAAGAACAACAATCTTTTTTTCTGGGAATCAGAAGTACTTTTTACCGCCTTTCTATGTTAACCGGAAATGGATTGATTGTAATCATTGGCGGCTATCTCGAACACTTGTATGGCGACAAACACAAAGCTTGGTCGTACACAATGATATTGGTGGCTTTACTAATGATTTTTCTAACGGTTTATAATTATTTTATGACGCCCAAAACAGCAGAAATCGCTGTTGAAAAAAATACAGAAAGTCAACACAACAAAAGCTTTGGAACTGTATTTATTTCCTTTTTTCAAAAAAAACAAATTGGTCTGATTCTGGCTTTTATCTTATTGTTTCGTTTAGGTGAATCCCAATTATTAAAAATGCTGACCCCTTTTTTAATCGATGCCAAAGAAGTTGGCGGAATGGGTTTAAGCACTGAAGACATTGGAATTATCTACGGAACTTTTGGTGTTTTCGCCTTAGTTATTGGCGGAATATTAGGCGGAATAGCTATTTCAAAAAACGGATTAGGCAAATGGATGATGCCCATGTTTTTGATGATGCATTTACCCATTATAGGTTTTATTTCATTAGCACATTTTCATCCTAGTTCCATACTCTACATTTATTTAGTGGTAGTGGTGGAACAATTTGGCTACGGTTTCGGTTTTGCCGCTTTTATGATGTACCTCATTTATGTAGCCGAAGGCGAATCAAAAACATCACATTATGCTATTGCAACTGGTTTCATGGCTTTAGGAATGATGATTCCCGGAATGTTAAGCGGTTATATCCAAGCGTATTTGGGGTATGGCAACTTCTTTATTTGGGTTTTATGCGCTACAATTCCAGGACTGATTTTATCTCGGTTTTTAATTTTCCCAAATGATTTCGGAAAAAAATCAGAACAAAAAGAAGCGTAA